GGGCAATCTGGCGCAGCGGGGCTTCAATGGCGCGGCGGATGATGTTCACGCCGGCCAGTTCGTCGTCGTCAGCGGGCTTGATGGTGTCAAGCACCTTGGACACGCGGATGAGGGCCGTGCCGCCGCCAGGAACAATGCCTTCTTCCACAGCAGCGCGGGTAGCGTTGAGGGCGTCTTCCACGCGGTCCTTCTTTTCCTTCATTTCCACTTCGGTGGCAGCGCCCACATGCACCACGGCAACGCCGCCCACCAGCTTGGCCAGGCGTTCCTGGAGCTTTTCGCGGTCGTAGTCGGAAGTGGCTTCTTCCACCTGGGCGCGGATCTGCTTCACGCGGGCGGTGATGTCGGCCTTCTTGCCGGCGCCGTCAACGATGGTGGTGTTTTCCTTGTCGATGACCACGCGCTTGGCGGTGCCCAGGTCGGTGAGGGCCATGCTTTCCAGCTTGGTGCCGGTGTCATCGGAAGCCACCAGGCCGCCGGTGAGGATGGCGATATCCTGCAGCATGGCCTTGCGGCGATCACCAAAGCCGGGAGCCTTGACGGCCACCACCTGCAGGGCGCCACGCAGCTTGTTCACCACCAGGGTAGCCAGCGCTTCGCCTTCCACATCTTCGGCGATGATGAGCAGAGGACGGTTCACCTTGGCCACCTGTTCCAGAACAGGCAGCATGTCCTTCATATTGGAAATCTTCTTTTCAGAGCAGAGGATGAAGGGATTGTCCATCTCGCACTGCATCTTTTCGGCATTGGTGGCAAAGTAGGGGGAGAGGTAGCCACGGTCAAAGCGCATGCCTTCCACCACGTCCATGGTGGTTTCCAGGCCCTTGGCTTCTTCAACGGTAATCACGCCTTCCTTGCCCACCTTGGCCATGGCTTCGGCAATGATGTTGCCGATGGTGGCATCGGAGTTGGCGGAAATGGTGCCGATCTGGGCAATTTCCTTCTGATCGCGGGTGGGCTTGGCCAGATTGGCCAGTTCGCCGATGAGGGCTTCCACAGCCTTGTCCACGCCACGCTTGATGGCCATGGGATTGCGGCCGGCAGCCACGAGCTTCACGCCTTCATGATAGATGGCCTGGGCCAGGATGGTGGCGGTGGTGGTGCCATCGCCGGCGGCGTCGGAAGTCTTGGAGGCCACTTCCTTCACCAGCTGGGCGCCCATGTTCTCGAACTTGTCTTCCAGCTCGATTTCCTTGGCAACGGTCACACCGTCCTTGGTGATGACGGGAGCGCCAAAGGCCTTTTCGATGGCCACGTTACGGCCCTTGGGGCCGAGGGTCACCTTAACGGCATTGGCGAGCTTGTCCACGCCACGGGCCAGTTTTTCGCGAGCTTTGACGTCGAAGAGAACTTCTTTAGCAGCCATGATATTGTCTCCTTAAGGAAATGATCGGGTTATGCAGGAAGAATTAGTCGAGAATGGCGAGGATGTCGTCTTCGCGCATCACGAGGTGTTCAACACCGTCCAGCTTCACTTCGGTGCCGGCATACTTGTTGAACAGCACGGTGTCGCCAACCTTCACGGACATTTCGATGCGGTTGCCGTTTTCCACCTTGCCGGGACCCACGGCGATCACTTCACCCTTGGAGGGCTTTTCCTTGGCGGTATCGGGAATGAAAAGGCCGCCGGCGGTCTTTTCTTCGGATTCGACGCGCTTGACCAGTACACGGTCATGGAGAGGTTTCAGGTTCATGGTATTCCTCCAAAAGAATTTTTATCTTGAGTGCAGCCGCTGGCTGCTCGAGTGTCGGATCGGGGTGTGGGTGATGTCCATATCCCCCGCATCGGCATAGAGATAAGACACCCTGCGAAATTGAAAAGAGGTAAATGGAAAAATTTTTTTCTTCGGCGGGAATTTTTATTTTTTTATCATAAATATCAATATGTTATAAATAATGCGAAAAGGTGTCGCTTGGTCATGTGTCCAGCGGGGACAGGCGGGAAGCTCCGGTCCACGCCGGAAAAAGGACTGTCGCGGCAGGATGTTGGCAACATGGGGCGCACGGGCTGCCCGCCCCGGCGAGGGCGCGCCCTCGTTCGCCTGGCGGCAGGACGAGGGCCTTTTCCTTTCTGGAAAAGGCGGCACCCTCCATCCCCGTTTGCTGCTTGTGCGGCGGCAGGCGCAGCCTCCCCGTGATCAACTCATCGGCCCGGCACTCCTCCGCCCGCGTGGCGGCACGATGCCGGCGGCGGGCACGGCGTCTGGAGCGAAGGCGTACCTTCCCCGTCCGTGCGGCGGCAGAAAAAACGGGCGCACCAAGGTCACGCACCGGGAATGCAGCGCCCCTGCCGGCAGGCAAACGGGGCCGGGGAATGGGACAGGATAGCGCACGAGGGCGGCGAGGGGGCGCATGTTTCCGGCAGCCCGCAGGGCCGGGCAGGGACATGCCGCAGGCATAGAAGAAAAAAAGGGAGGAAGCTGCCCTTTCCGGCAGACCGGCCGCACCGGTCTGTCATGAAAGGCGCTTTCCTCCCTTGTCGTGCGTATGGCGGGAGCGGGGTCTAGAAGCCGCAGATCTTTTCGGGGGGCAGGATGATGAAGCCGTTGTCCTTCAGCAGGTCAATGGCCATGTCCACCTTGTCAAAGCGGAAGATCATGATGGCGCGGTCACAGTCATGCCGCAGGAAGGCATACATGTATTCCACGTTGATGTCATGCTGGGACACCAGTTGCAGCACGCTGTCCAGGCCGCCGGGACGGTCGGGCACCTCCACCGCCACCACCGAGGTGCGGCCGAGGGTAAAGCCCTTTTCCTTCAGCACGTTCTTGGCATGCTCCGGATTGCAGACAATGAGGCGCAGGATGCCGAAGTCAGACGTATCCGCCAGGGAAAGGGCGCGAATATTGACATTGGCTTCCGCCAGGGTGCGGGTTACTTCGGCCAGACGGCCGGCGCGATTTTCGAGAAAGACGGATATCTGTTCAGCCTTCATCTCTGGGGTCCTCCTGCTTAGGCTTTGCGGGAATCATCCTCGGAAGAGGAAGCCTGCTGCTTGTCCTTGCCGGGGGTGATGTCGATTTCGTCAGGCTCCGAGGAGGCTCGTTTGAAATTGCGGATGGCGCGCCCCAGTCCACCGCCGATTTCCGGCAGTTTCTTGGCGCCGAACAACAGCAGGACGATGACAAGAATGATGAGTATTTCCTGGGTGCCGATACCGAACATGAAAGGAGCCTCCCTTGAATTGTGGCCTGTGGCCGAATGGCTTTAGCATACGGAGCCGCTCCCGCAAGGTCAAGCGGGAACAGAGTTACCAGCTTCTTGTGACACAATCCGTGCGCTGACGCAATACGGTGTGCGTAACACTATGTAAAATCAACGCCGCCGGCTGCCCATGGCCCGCTGCACGCGGGTGGGAGACGCGGGATACTTGAAGCCTGTTTCGAGCAGGCGGTAGGCCATGCGGTCACGAGCCACGCGGCTGCTGCCCCCCAGCACCACCACCATGAGCTTCACGCCCTTCCGCTCGGCCGTCACGATGATATTGTAGCCGCTGGCGGCGGTGAAGCCCGTTTTCAGGCCGTTGACGCCCAGCACCTTGCCCAGCAGGCGGTTGGTATTGCGCATGGTCCGTCCGCCATAGGTAAAGTAGCGGGTACCGTGGTAGCGGCTGGAGGACGGATGCGTGCGCAGATAGGACAGGGCCAGGCGCATCATGTCCCTGGCGGTGGTTTTCTGACCGGCGGCGGGCAGGCCGTTGGGATTCTTGAAAACGGTGCGCGTCAGCCGCAGGGCGCGGGCCTTGCGGTTCATCATCTGCACAAAGCGCCGGGTGCTGTTGCCCGACAGAGCATGGGCCACGGCCAGGGCCGCATCATTGCCCGAGGCCACCATCATGCCCATGAGCAAATTGGACAGGCTCACGCGCTGATTGGCGCGCAGCTGCATGCGCGATCCGCCGGCCCGGGATGCCTCGCGGGTGACGCGGACAGGCTGTTGCAGGGATATGCGCCCGTCCCGGACGGCATCAAGCGCCAGATACATGGTCATGAGCTTGGTCAGGGAGGCGGGGGGAATGCTCAGATTGCCATTGCGCTCGTACAGGATTTTTCCGGTCTTCATGTTGACCAGAATGGCGGCCCGCACACCGGCACAGGCCTGGCCAGCCGGTACCAGCAGCAGGGCCAGTACCAGAAGCAGCAGGGCCGCCAGGCGGCATGCGGACCATCCGCCAGCAGCGGAGCGACGAAGAGAAGATACGGTCATGCCTGTCATACGTAAAACCGGTGGGCTTCTTCCAGGGCCTGCTTGGCAAAGGCCAGCAGCACCGGCCCCATGACAAGGCCCACGGGGCCAAAGCTGGTCAGGCCGCACAGAATGGCCAGCACCAGCACAAAAAACGGCGCCTTGATGCCCTGGCGCAGAAAGAGCGGGCGCAGCACATTGTCCACGCCGGCCACGGCCAGGGTTCCCCACAGGGCCAGCCCCACGGCGGCCATGGTCTTGCCCGTGAACCAGAGCGAAATGCACAGCGGCAGCCAGACCAGCGCCGTGCCCACAAAGGGAATGGGCGCCACCACGGCGGCCAGCAGCCCCCAGAAGGCGGGCTGGTTGATGCCCGCCACGGCAAAGCCGATGCCGCAGAGCACGCCCTGGACCATGGCCACAAGGATGATGCCCAGCATGATGCCGCGCAGGGCACGGCGAAAGGCCGAAACAAAGCGGTAGAGCATGGCCAGGGGCATTTGCAGCACGCGGGAGGTGATGAGCGCCACACGGCGCCCGTACAGGGCAAAGATGATCGTGAGGATGACAAAGAGCACCAGACACCACAGGGCGTTCATGGTGCCGCCCAGCACGTCGAAACCGCGGTTGATGAGCAGGCCCATGGAGTCGCTCAGGGTCTTGTTGATGTTCTGGACGGTTTCCCGATACGTGGATTCCAGGCCGGGATAGGCGGAGAGCTTGGCCTCAAGGGCGCGAAAGCGCTCCACCCAGTCGGCGGGCATCTGAAAATTGTTTTCCCGCAGCTCGCGCAGGCGGACAAGACCGCCTGCCACCTGGGGGGAAACCAGCAGCACCAGGGTGGCGATGGGCACGGTGACGGCGGAAATAACCAGCAGCACGTAGGCGGCCAGGGGGGATCGTTCATTGATGCGCAGGCGCAGGTGGCGCACCAGACCCGGGGGATGCTGCAGCAGCTTGCGGCGCCGGCGGAAGGCCGCATGCACAAAGCGCCGGTAAATGGGCAGGCTGAGGCAGGCAAAGCAGGCCGCCAGAAAGAGGGTGGTGGGATTGCCGCGCAGCAGCAGCACGCCCGCCAGAATGGCCAGCAAATAAAGAATGCGGGGAAAGAGCGTTTGTATCATGATGTGTTGATGGGGTGTAGGGACAGCCCACGATAGCAGAGCACAGGGGCGCTGCCAAGTCCCGGCATGCGTCCGACCTGATGGCGCCTTTTCGTGCCGGCAGCGTCCGACGGACGGTTGCTTTCCGCGCGGGGCTGCCCTAGCATGGATTCATGGACACGACTATCATACCCACGTTACTGGCTGGGGATTTGGCCGTGCGCTGCACCGTGCTGCTGCTGACTTCTGACCCGCAGGCATCCCGTGAAGAATGGGAGCAGGCGTTCGGAGGCGCGGCGGTGCAGCTCTGCAAGGATACGGCGGCGCTCAATGCGGCCATGCGTGCCGCCGCCACCCATTACTGTCTTGTCTGGAGCGATGCCCTGCAACCGCCGGAGGGTCTGCTGCCCCAGCTGGTCAGCCGTCTGGAGGCTGACCCCGCCTGCCTGGGCATAAGTCCGCTCTGGCGGTATGCGGGGGCAAACGGCCGGGACCATGTGAGCATGGCCGGTCTGGCCGTGGATGGCGGCGGCTGCCTGCGTGTGCCGCACGAGGGCCTGCCCGCGGCGGAGGCCAGCCATGCGGACCTGCTGCGCTGCCGGCTGCTGCCGGGGCAAAGTCTGCTGCTGCGGCGTGACGCCGTGCTGGCGCAGGGCGGTTTTGCCGAACAGCTGGACACGCTGGCCGGGCCGGACCTGTGCCTGCGCCTGGCCGGTGCCTATGGTGCCGGCGCCTTCTTTGCCGTGACCCCGCGGGCGCAGGCCCGCCTGCGGGACATCTTTCTGCCGCTGCGCATCACGGAGCAGTGGAACAGCCTGGCGGAGGCCGGGCGTCTGCCGGAGGCCCCGCGGCCCGATATGGCGGACATGTGCGGCGATGTCTGCGCGGTCAATGCCTGGCTCATGCAGGGGCATGCCGACCTGGTGATGGCCGCGCCCCTGCCGGAAAATGCCGCGTGGGAAGAGGCCTACCTTGCCTGGCGCGCCACGGGAGATGCCGGCCGTCTGGCGCCGCTGCTGGCGGCCATGCCCGCTGACGAGGCCCACACGCTGCGCCGGCTGTGCCGGCAGTTCTCCTCCTGCCTGCCCCATGCGCTGGAATGGTATGTGGCCCGGCAGGCCGACCTTGTGCGCTGCGCCGGCCGCAGCGGGCAGGACGGCATGCAGGCTGCCCTGGCGGACTGGGATGCGGCGGCCTTCCGGCAGCAGCTGCTGCTGCCCGCCATGCACGCCCTGCACATGGCCGACGTGTACGAGTGTTCGCTGGCCCAGTGTGCCGGCCTGTACCCTGCCTGGCGCGAGCTGAAGGACGGTCCGCGCCGTGCCCCGCAGGCGGCCCCGTCGCAGGTGGGCCGTCCTGCGCCGTGCCCGGAAGACGCGGCATGCCCGCCCGTGGCCGTGCTGCTGCCGGTGCGCCATGCCGGCCTGCAGGAGCTGCGGGCCAGTGTGGATTCGCTGCTGGCCCAGCAGCATGCCTGCTGGCAGCTCTGCCTTGTGGATGACGGCGCTTCCGAGGCCACGGCGGCCTGGCTGCGGCAGCTGCCCCACGAGGACAGCCGCATTGCCTGCCGGAAATCTTCGAGCAGCGGGCTGGCCGCGGCCCTGCGCACGGCCCTGGACATGAGCCGGGCGCCCTGGCTCCTGGTGCTGAACGAGGGAGACAGCCTTGCGCCTGACGCGCTGTCCGCCATGGCCCGCGTTGTGGCCGGGCAGCCGGAGCTGCGCCTTGTGTATGCCGACGAGGACCAGGTGGACGGGCGCGGGCTTGCCCGCGACCCCTGGTTCAAAACCGGTTTTGACCGTGACCTGCTGGAAGGGGGCGATGTGCTGGGCCGGCCCGTGCTCATGGCCCGCGAGAGTGTGCTGGCCTGCGGGGGCATTGCCCGGGACGGCGTGGACGGGGCAGAAGCCTACGACCTGCTGCTGCGGCTGACAGACAGTCTGGAAGACCGGCAGGTGACTCAGCTGCCGCTGGTGCTCTATCACCGGCGGGCTGACGGCCCCTGCGCCCGCGGGCATGAGCGGGGTGAGGCCGCAGCGGTCCGGGCACTGGAGGCCCATGGCGTGCGCACCGGGCGCACGGCCGAAATATGCCCGCTGGGCCGGGGAGTGTTCCGGCTGGCGCTGCCTGTGCCGGCATCGCCGCCTGCTGTCAGCGTGGTGGTGCTGGCTCGTCCCGGTGTGGAGCCTTCTTCCCGGCTGGTGGAAGCGCTGGAGGGTCTTGGACGGCAGTGGCCCTGTGACGTGCTCTGGCAGCCGGTGGAGCAGTCTCCTGAAGCCGTGCTTCCCGCGCCTGTTGCCGGCTGGCGGGCGCTGCCGCCGGCCACAAGCTGGGCAGGGGGCTGCAATGCCGCGGCGGAGGCCGCTGCCGGCGAGCTGCTCTTTTTCCTGGATGCGGCGCTGCTGCCCCTGCCGGGCTGCCGGCCGGAACAGCTGCTGCTCCAGGCCCTGCGCCCCGGCATGGGCGTGGTGGGCGGCACGGTGTACCGCGGGGGGAGTGTCTGGAATGCGGGGCTTGTGCCCGGCGCCGGCGGACTGCCCTTTGCCTGGCTGCGCGGTACGGCGCGGAGTGACCTTGCCCGGGCGGGGCGGGGCCTGCTGCGCATCAGCCGGCCGGCCATTGCCGCGCCCATGGAATGCCTGGTGGTGCGCCGGGACCTGTTCCGCGACCGCAATGGCTTCAATGTGAACTTCGGCAGCCTGGCCGGGGCGGATTTCTGCCTTGGGGCAGCCCGTCGCCGGCTGAAGACCCTTATGTGCGCCTGGGGCCAGTGGGAACTGACAGGGGACCATCTGGAAGATGCCCTGGCCGTGGCGGTGCAGGTGGCCATTCAGGAAGGCTCCGGCACCCAGTGCGGCACCCTGCGTGCGGCAGAGTCGCGCGAGAACTATATTGCCTATCAGCAGATATTGCAGCGCTTCAAGGATCGCTGGGGGGACGACATCCGGCGCAGTCCGCTGCGTAATCCGCAGCTGGGCGCCTCGTTTGACAACGACTGGCGGACTCCCCTGTAACAGGGGAAAGGCTGCTGCGACTTCCGGGGTCTGGGGCGGTTCCGCAGGGGGCCGCCCCGTTTTTTTGCCGGCATCAGTCTGCGCCCGGGAACAAAAAAGGCACCCCCCGTTGCGGCGGCTGGGGGGGTGCCGGTATTCTGCCGGGGCAGGTCGGCAGAAAGCGGGAGACTAGAGGGCAATTTCGCCGAACTGTTCCTCGTACTGCTGAATGGCCTGGGCCAGGGCGGCAGCCAGGCGCTTGGCGCTGTGGGGCGTCATGCCCAGGCGCAGCTGAGGCTGCACGGCAAGCACGGGGCCCTGCTGGTCGCGTTCCTGCTGGCTGACGCAGGCCGTGAGCAGCACCTCGCCTGCGGCGAAAGTGGTCTGAAAGGCATTGGCATAGGTGGTGCGCATGCCGGGGGCGGGCAGCAGGGCTACGCGCACCTGTGCGGGATCGGCCTGTGCGCTCTGGTCAGGATAGGCGCTGTTGGCAGGGGTTTTTTTCAGGGCGGGCATGGGGAACCTCGTTATTTTTTGGCGGGTTTGGCGCCGGATTTTTCTGCCGTGCCGCTTTGGGCGGCCTGGTCGGGCGTCTGGCTGCGGATGGTCACGGTGGGCAGCTCCGCAAAGGTGACGCTGCCGGCATCCATGAGGCGGAGGATATCCGCGGTGATGTCCACGCTGTCCGGCGCGTCCAGCACATTCTGCCGGGCAATGACAATGGCCTCTCCCTTCTGGGCGCGCCAGGATGCGATCTGGGCCAGCATGTGCTGGCTGACCACGTTGCGGGCGGCGGCGCGCTCCACATCCAGCTGGCGTTGCAGCAGGGCCAGGCCCTGGCGCAGTTCCTGCTGGCGTTTTTCTTCGGGGTGTTTTTTCAGCTCTTCCTGATAGGCGGCCAGGCCCTTTTGCAGAATGTCCTGGACCTTTTGCACATGGTCATTGGCCTGCCCGGCGGCCTTGGACTGGGTGAGGATGCGCTCCACATCCACGCAGACCACAGGGGGCCTGCCGCCGGTGTCCAGGCATCCGGCCAGCGGCAGGGCAAGCAGCAGCGCAAGGCCGGGCAGAAGGGTGGCAAGACGGGGCATGAAAACTCCTTTACGGGGCATGAAGTGTGCCGATTGGCGTGCCCCGGCAGCAAGACGGATGGCGGGGAAGGACAAGGCCGGTCTCCGGAAGGGGAAAGGCCGGCCCTGTCGGCATTTCCGGCGGAACGCCCCGCGCGTCCCGCCGGAGAGGGGAAGGCAAGCGCAGAAGGAGCACCGCCCCGGCCTGCGGGGCAGTGCTCCTCTGGTATGGGTTAGAACTCGTAACGGAAGGAACCGAACAGACCATGGCCAGTGCTGTTCTGGCCGGCCTGCAGGGTGTAGTTCACGCCGATGCTCATGTTTTCATTGCCCAGTTCCAGACCGATGCCACCCTGCCAGGTGAGATAGTCCATCATCTGGGTTTCCACTTCATAGCTGCCGGGCAGGCCGGTGAACGCCACGTCATGCTTGGCCTCGATATCGCCGGCCGCCGGGATGACGGAGAAGTCCACACTGGGGGTAAAGGCCCAGCCGTTGCCCATCTGGAGGTCCTTGCTGAAGGTGATGCCCACAGGGAAGGTCCAGATGTCCTGGTGGAAGCCGTCGGCTTCCAGCAGGGTGCCGCCGCTGCTTTCCACATCATAGCCCCAGGTATTGAGGCTCATGTAGCGCACGCCGATGTGCGGGATGACATCCAGCACGCTGGTTTCCAGCTTGTATTCGGCACGCACGCCGGCGGAAAGGGCGCTGGCCTGCACGTCCGCTTCCAGATCGCCCATGCCCATGCGGCCGTCCATATCCTGGGACAGGTCGTTCCAGGTGCTGGTGTAGGCCACATCAGCCATGAGGCCGAAGTTCTGGTAGTTCCAGCCCACGTAGGCGCCCAGGCCCCAGAAGTTCATATTGTTCTGGGTGCTGCTGAGGTCGCCGCCGGAGGATTCGGCATAGCCGCCGCCGATGTTGAAGGTGATACCGGCGCGGATGGCGTTTTCAAAGGTGTAGTCCGCACCCAGGGAAACGCCGCCCAGGTTGCCGTTGAAGCCGTAGTCCATATTGCCGGCTTCCATGCTCCAGCCGTGCATGTTCTGCCACAGGGGCGCAATCCACAGGGCAAAGCCGGTGGTGTTGCGGTCCACAATCTTGCCTTCGGCATCCATGGCCTGGATGCCGTCAGCCGGATTGGCAAAGCCCAGACGGTTGACCACGGCATTGGTGGCCGCATCGGACGCCATCTTGGTCATCTGCGGCACGGCGCCGGCAAAGGCCATGCGGGCCGCGCTTTCGATGGTGGAGGCAGCGGCGTCCTTGTCCGCGCCCAGGTAGCGATTGTCCGTGGCACGGCTGAGGAAGCGCACACCCATGTCAGGGGAGTCCACGTTGTTGAGCTGCTGGCCATACAGGGTATTCACCGCATCGGCCATGCCGTCGCTGAGCTTGGGGAAGACCGTGGCGGCGTCGTTGCGGGTGGCGGATACCGTAACAGTAGTGGGAGAACCTGTGGCATCCGTAAACGCCGCATCACCCAGCGAGACCATGTCCGTGGTGGAGCTAACACCCTTCCAGCCGTCGAGGGTGGACCCGCCCGTATTCACATTGCCCACGATGGTGTAAGTTTGCCCGTTCACGGCATTAGCGATCACCAGCTTGGCGCCGCTCTGGACGTAGAGGTTCTGGTTACTGGCGTCAAGAGTAATGGCCGCCGCCGTGCCGTTGATGGTATTGCCGTTGACCACCAGCAGGGAGTCAGTGCCGAAGTAAGCGCCCTGAGATACCGAGCCGCCACTGATCTCGCCAGCCTCATTGACATTGGCATCCACGACGATTTTGCCAGTGCTGCCAAGCGTAAGGTTCTGCCCCAGAACCAGTACAGACTGGTTGGCCCCCACGGTGAAGTTGGGACCAACAGATATCCCGGCCGTCTCCATGGCCTGGCGCATGTCCGCTTCCGACATGCCGCCGATATTGACGGTGGAACCGGCGCCCACCAGCAGTTCCGTACCGAACGTGCTAGCCACGTTGCCAATATTCACATAGGCAGGATCCACAAACATGGTGCCGCCCCCGGCCGTGAACTCGCCGATCTGCATGATGCTGTCCAGCACGTTGACCTGGGAGTTAGCCTCCATGGTCAGGGCATCGATGGCGTACTGGGAAGTTCCTTCCCCACCGCCGTTGGCGTTGAGCGTGCCGCCATTGGTAACCGTTGCTTTCGCCAGCGTCAGGCCCTGATCCTGCGTGTTGCCGGCAAGGCCCATGTTCAAGGTGGCGCTGTCAACAGTGACAGCGGTTGCCACGGCCTCTCCCTCGGCCACAACACCGGTGGAACAGCCTTCGCCACCAGTCAGGGTGATGTCGGAGTTGTCAGTCACTTTGAGGGTGACAGTCGCGGCACCCTCCGTACCGGCGATTTCCAGCCCCTTGGCGGTGAATTTGCTGCTGTCGGCGATAGTAATGGTATCGGCCGCCAGGAGTTCCTTGTCCTCAGTGTTGTCGTCCTTGTGAACGACCGAGACAATCTTATCTGGCACAGAGTCGAT
The nucleotide sequence above comes from uncultured Desulfovibrio sp.. Encoded proteins:
- the groL gene encoding chaperonin GroEL (60 kDa chaperone family; promotes refolding of misfolded polypeptides especially under stressful conditions; forms two stacked rings of heptamers to form a barrel-shaped 14mer; ends can be capped by GroES; misfolded proteins enter the barrel where they are refolded when GroES binds); the protein is MAAKEVLFDVKAREKLARGVDKLANAVKVTLGPKGRNVAIEKAFGAPVITKDGVTVAKEIELEDKFENMGAQLVKEVASKTSDAAGDGTTTATILAQAIYHEGVKLVAAGRNPMAIKRGVDKAVEALIGELANLAKPTRDQKEIAQIGTISANSDATIGNIIAEAMAKVGKEGVITVEEAKGLETTMDVVEGMRFDRGYLSPYFATNAEKMQCEMDNPFILCSEKKISNMKDMLPVLEQVAKVNRPLLIIAEDVEGEALATLVVNKLRGALQVVAVKAPGFGDRRKAMLQDIAILTGGLVASDDTGTKLESMALTDLGTAKRVVIDKENTTIVDGAGKKADITARVKQIRAQVEEATSDYDREKLQERLAKLVGGVAVVHVGAATEVEMKEKKDRVEDALNATRAAVEEGIVPGGGTALIRVSKVLDTIKPADDDELAGVNIIRRAIEAPLRQIAHNAGFEGSIIVEKVRQGKDGFGFNAATGEYEDLLKAGVIDPKKVTRTALQNAASVASLLLTTECAISDKPEPKKDAPAMPGMDGMGGMGGMY
- the groES gene encoding co-chaperone GroES yields the protein MNLKPLHDRVLVKRVESEEKTAGGLFIPDTAKEKPSKGEVIAVGPGKVENGNRIEMSVKVGDTVLFNKYAGTEVKLDGVEHLVMREDDILAILD
- a CDS encoding ACT domain-containing protein, producing MKAEQISVFLENRAGRLAEVTRTLAEANVNIRALSLADTSDFGILRLIVCNPEHAKNVLKEKGFTLGRTSVVAVEVPDRPGGLDSVLQLVSQHDINVEYMYAFLRHDCDRAIMIFRFDKVDMAIDLLKDNGFIILPPEKICGF
- a CDS encoding twin-arginine translocase TatA/TatE family subunit; its protein translation is MFGIGTQEILIILVIVLLLFGAKKLPEIGGGLGRAIRNFKRASSEPDEIDITPGKDKQQASSSEDDSRKA
- a CDS encoding D-alanyl-D-alanine carboxypeptidase family protein — its product is MTVSSLRRSAAGGWSACRLAALLLLVLALLLVPAGQACAGVRAAILVNMKTGKILYERNGNLSIPPASLTKLMTMYLALDAVRDGRISLQQPVRVTREASRAGGSRMQLRANQRVSLSNLLMGMMVASGNDAALAVAHALSGNSTRRFVQMMNRKARALRLTRTVFKNPNGLPAAGQKTTARDMMRLALSYLRTHPSSSRYHGTRYFTYGGRTMRNTNRLLGKVLGVNGLKTGFTAASGYNIIVTAERKGVKLMVVVLGGSSRVARDRMAYRLLETGFKYPASPTRVQRAMGSRRR
- a CDS encoding AI-2E family transporter yields the protein MIQTLFPRILYLLAILAGVLLLRGNPTTLFLAACFACLSLPIYRRFVHAAFRRRRKLLQHPPGLVRHLRLRINERSPLAAYVLLVISAVTVPIATLVLLVSPQVAGGLVRLRELRENNFQMPADWVERFRALEAKLSAYPGLESTYRETVQNINKTLSDSMGLLINRGFDVLGGTMNALWCLVLFVILTIIFALYGRRVALITSRVLQMPLAMLYRFVSAFRRALRGIMLGIILVAMVQGVLCGIGFAVAGINQPAFWGLLAAVVAPIPFVGTALVWLPLCISLWFTGKTMAAVGLALWGTLAVAGVDNVLRPLFLRQGIKAPFFVLVLAILCGLTSFGPVGLVMGPVLLAFAKQALEEAHRFYV
- a CDS encoding glycosyltransferase translates to MDTTIIPTLLAGDLAVRCTVLLLTSDPQASREEWEQAFGGAAVQLCKDTAALNAAMRAAATHYCLVWSDALQPPEGLLPQLVSRLEADPACLGISPLWRYAGANGRDHVSMAGLAVDGGGCLRVPHEGLPAAEASHADLLRCRLLPGQSLLLRRDAVLAQGGFAEQLDTLAGPDLCLRLAGAYGAGAFFAVTPRAQARLRDIFLPLRITEQWNSLAEAGRLPEAPRPDMADMCGDVCAVNAWLMQGHADLVMAAPLPENAAWEEAYLAWRATGDAGRLAPLLAAMPADEAHTLRRLCRQFSSCLPHALEWYVARQADLVRCAGRSGQDGMQAALADWDAAAFRQQLLLPAMHALHMADVYECSLAQCAGLYPAWRELKDGPRRAPQAAPSQVGRPAPCPEDAACPPVAVLLPVRHAGLQELRASVDSLLAQQHACWQLCLVDDGASEATAAWLRQLPHEDSRIACRKSSSSGLAAALRTALDMSRAPWLLVLNEGDSLAPDALSAMARVVAGQPELRLVYADEDQVDGRGLARDPWFKTGFDRDLLEGGDVLGRPVLMARESVLACGGIARDGVDGAEAYDLLLRLTDSLEDRQVTQLPLVLYHRRADGPCARGHERGEAAAVRALEAHGVRTGRTAEICPLGRGVFRLALPVPASPPAVSVVVLARPGVEPSSRLVEALEGLGRQWPCDVLWQPVEQSPEAVLPAPVAGWRALPPATSWAGGCNAAAEAAAGELLFFLDAALLPLPGCRPEQLLLQALRPGMGVVGGTVYRGGSVWNAGLVPGAGGLPFAWLRGTARSDLARAGRGLLRISRPAIAAPMECLVVRRDLFRDRNGFNVNFGSLAGADFCLGAARRRLKTLMCAWGQWELTGDHLEDALAVAVQVAIQEGSGTQCGTLRAAESRENYIAYQQILQRFKDRWGDDIRRSPLRNPQLGASFDNDWRTPL
- a CDS encoding DUF3467 domain-containing protein — protein: MPALKKTPANSAYPDQSAQADPAQVRVALLPAPGMRTTYANAFQTTFAAGEVLLTACVSQQERDQQGPVLAVQPQLRLGMTPHSAKRLAAALAQAIQQYEEQFGEIAL
- a CDS encoding OmpH family outer membrane protein produces the protein MPRLATLLPGLALLLALPLAGCLDTGGRPPVVCVDVERILTQSKAAGQANDHVQKVQDILQKGLAAYQEELKKHPEEKRQQELRQGLALLQRQLDVERAAARNVVSQHMLAQIASWRAQKGEAIVIARQNVLDAPDSVDITADILRLMDAGSVTFAELPTVTIRSQTPDQAAQSGTAEKSGAKPAKK